The genomic interval GTCACAATAAACAGAACAGAGGGAGGAGTACCCATGATTCAGCTACCCGTCAGCCAGCATCGTTTACCCGGTCGGTTTGCCCAGAGCGCCAAGACCAGGGTGCCTGAAGGCGTGGGCGGCGGGCTGAAACGCTCCTCGCTGCTGATGGCCGGCGCGCTGGCCGCAGGCATGGTGCTCTGGCCCAGCAGCCAGGCGCAGGCGGGCCCCGTCAACTGCGGCTATGTTGATATCGGGGGTGTTGCCTATGTCACCTGCGTCGACGGCGCCGAGGGCGGCAGCGGCGGGCTCGTGATCGACATGGAAGACGAGACGATTACCCTGAACGCAGTCCCCATAACACCCGATCCCTTCGTTACCGAAGACAAAGACGCCGTCATCAATCTCGGCTATAGCGATGCAGTGGGCGAAGGCCTGTATATCGAGACCACCGACTCCGACGGCGTCTTCATCTACACCGACGATAACGACATCACCACCATTGATTTCAAGACCGACGGTAACATCACGGCCTCAGGTAGCGGCATCCTAGTCACCGCAGACTCCTGGTGGGATGGCCGCGGTGACGTGGTCATCAATTCGCGCGGCGACATCACCGCCGGAGTTAACGGCATCTATGTCTGGCGGACGGACGGGGCCGAGGGCGGCACGACCGCTGATGTGGACATCACCAATGACGGCACCATTCTGGCCGGCAACAACGGCATCCAGGTCCAAGCCGACGGCAACGTCACGGTCACCAACACCGGCAGTATCGGCACCGTGGCCGATCCCATTGGCGGCACCGGCGTGTACATCTCCAGCATCGACGGCTACGGCAATGCCACCGTCAATAACACCAGCCCGCTGTCCATCCATGCGCTCGGCGACGGCGTCTTCATTCAGAACAAGGAAAGCGCGACCGTTAACAACAATGGCGGCACCATCATCGCTGGCGACGACGGCATTGAGATCAATGACATCAGCGGCGATGTGAACGTCTACAACGACGCCGGCACCATCGAGGGCGGCGACTACGGCATCTTGATCGACAACATCCATACGGATGGCGATGTGTTCATCTCCAACGTCGGCGGCAGCATTACCGGCAGTGCCAACGAAGGTATTTCGGTGGACGCTGTTAGTGCCGGCAACGTGGAGATCGACAACACCGGCGGCACCATCACCAGCATCAACAGCGACGGCGTCGACTTCGACGACATCAGCGGTTACGCGATGATCGATAACACCCGCGGCACCATCACCGGCGGCAGCGACGGCATTGATCTGGGGGACATCGGCAGCTATGTCCAGATCACCAATAGCAACGACTACACCACCTGGTGGGCTTACGACACTGGTGTGGTTGCGACCATCACCGGCGTCGATGACGGCATCGTGATTGACGGCACCGGCAGCTACGTGTCCATCAACAACACCGACGGCGTCATCACCGGCACCAACGGCGACGGCATTGATCTGGAGGACATCGGCGGCTATGTCTCCATCACCAACATTGCCGGTCTCTACGATTTTTACGGTTACTATGACCTGTACGGCATTGGCGGCAGCATCAGCGGCGGCAACCACGGTATCGTGATTGACGGCACCGAAGACTACGTCACCATCGACAATACCCGCGGCACCATCACCGGCATCAGCGGCGACGGTATCAATCTGGACGACATCGACGGCAGTGTGACCATCACCAACGACTACGGCATCATCGAGGGCGGCAACAACGGTATCTATATCACCGACCTGTGGACCAGCGGCGACCCCCTGCTGCTCTCGATCACCAACACCAACGGCAGTATCGCCGGCAACAACGGCAGCGGTATCTATATCGACGAGATCGATAACGGCAACGTGAACATCAGCAATTACTACGGCTTCATCAACGGCTTCGGCGACGAGGGCATCTCGGTGTCGGATGTGCAGGGCGGCGATGTCACCATTACCAACGACGGCGGTGAGGGCGGCGGCGGCAGCATCTATGGCTACTGGGACGGCATTGATATCAACAACATTAGCGGTAATGTCGATATCGAAAACGACTACGGCACCATCACCGGCGACTATGGCCAGGGCATCGACATATCGAACATCGGCGGCTACGTCCAGATCACCAACCTCGGCGGCATGTACTACAGCGGCGGCGAGATCGTCGGCAACAACGGCAGCGCCATCAGGATTGCGGGGGTTGACGGCAGCGTGACCATCGACAATGGCGACGGTGGTGAGGGTTACAGCGGCGGCTTGATCCGCGGCGACGGCGCGGAAGGCGAGGCGGTCATTCATGTCAGCGGTGTCGCCGGCATGACGACCATCAACAACCAGTATGGCGGCGTCATCCGCAGTAATGACGACCTTGCCTCCGATGTAGCCATCCGGGTGGACGGGGGTGAAGGGGACGGTGCGGCAACCATTAACAACTATGGCACGATCACCGGCCGGGTCTATCTCACGGACAACAACGATGTGTTCAACAACTACAGCTACGACAGTTGGTATGTGGAGGGCGACAACGATTTCGGCGACGGCTATGACGTGCTGAACAACAGCGGCGCGATCTATGTCTCCGGCGTCACGAACTTCTTCGGTCTTGAAGAACTCAACAATGAAGGCGGCCTGATCGACCTGTCGTATGCCGACGGCTCTACCAACACCCGCCTCACCACCAGCGGCAACTACGATGGTGGCGAGGGGGGTTATCTCGTGCTCGATGCCTATCTGAGCACCTATGGTGATTCCACCGCCGACTTGTTTACGATTGAAGGTGATGTGAGCGGCACGACCTACGTCTACATCAACGACTTCGACACCAGTGTGCCGGGCGCCTACAACGAGATTGGCGTGAAGGTGATTAGCGTGGGTGGAACCGATTACGAGGACAGCTTTGTGCTCGCCAACGGCCCGATCAACAAGGGCTACTGGCAGTATGAGCTGTATCGGGAAGAGACCAACAGCAGCGATTGGTGGCTGGCCAGCACGCCGAGCGACCAGGCCTTTGAACTGCCGATACTCATGAGCACGGCGCAGGAGGCATGGCACCAGACCACTGGTGTCTGGCTCGACCGCCAGGCCGACCTGCGCGTGGCGGGAGCGGGCAATGGCGGCGCTTGGGCGAAACTCATCGGCGGCAGCATCGACCGTGACGTCTCGAACACCTACACCCACCCGCTGTATGGTACGGACTCTACCCACAACCAGAGCTACGATCAGAGCCTGTTCGGCGTCATGGTGGGCGCGGATACCGCAAGCCAGGGGGCCGGGGGCGAGACCTGGGTGATTGGCGTGCTGGGCGGCATGACCCAGTCCAGGGTTGACTTCGACAGCACCGCGACCGATGCCGATCGCGATGCCGTCTCGATCGGGGCCTATGTCACCTACCTCAACGGCGGCTGGTTCGTGGATGCGGTGGTGAAGGGCGATATCGGCGACACCGACTACAGGCTGGAGGACGGCGCTCTCACGCAAGACTTCAGCCTGGATACGACATCGGTCGGCGTTACGCTGGATGCCGGCTACCGGATACAGAACGGTTCGAGCTTCATTGAGCCGATGGCGACCCTGTCGTACGTGCGCACCAGCATTGACGATGTGACGGCCTTCCCTGATGACATCAACCCCACGGACATCAACTTCGCGAATGGCACCAGCCTGCGGGGTCGTATCGGGGTGCGGGCCGGCACCAGCATAGACTCCGCCAGCGGCACCAAGTACGAGCCCTTTGTGCAGGCCAGCCTGTGGAACGAGTTTGATGGCGACAACAGCGTGACACTTACCAGCGATGATATGGATGTCACGGTCAAGGACAAGGGCATCGGCAGCTACGGCCAGATCGGCGCGGGCATCAACATCTTTGGCACCGGCAACGTAACCGGCTTTGCCAAGGTGGACGCGGTGGTAGGCGGTGACGACTACGACAGCCTTACCGGCTCCGTGGGTGTGCGCTACAAATGGTAGGCGACTGAAACCAAATCAGCCGCCGTTAAAAACAAGGGAGGCCGGGATGACCCGGCCTCCTGTTTTTTTATAAGGCAGGCCCCGGTACAGTGATGTATCCCGCCAAGACATCCATAGCGATAAACAAAGGAAAGCGATGAAGTCAATTAGCACGCGGCTCCGCACGCTACTGCTCCCAGCCCTGGTTGCGGCCACCTGCGCCGTGGGATCCAGCCCGGCCTGGTCAGAGACGGCAACCACCACCAAACCACAGACCACCAAACCACAGACAGAGAAACCCATGGCGAAACCCGAGATCACAGCGTTTGATAGCTGGTCGTTAGTGTGTGTGCTGGATGCGGTAACAAACAAAAAGAACTGCACTGTGCTGCAGAACGTCGCCGAGGCCAAATCGAAGAAGGTCGTGTTCACGTGGTCCCTGGTGTACGCCAGGGACGGCAAGCTGGTGTCGATCGTGCGCACCCCAACCGGCATCCTGCTGACCAAGGGTCTGGAGATGGGTCTCGCCAGCGCCAAGGCGACACGGGTGCCGTTTCGCGTCTGTAGTCAGCGCGGATGCGAGGCGCGGTTTATCATGGACAAGGACCTGATAGCGACGGTTTCCAAGAAGGACAAGGTGGCGGTCACGTTTTTCACCGCGAATAACAAGCCGGTGCAGTTCGAGATGCCGATGAAGGGGTTCGGCCGGGCGCTTGCCGCGCTTGAAAAAGCCGGGAGCCAGAACAGCAGCGCAGCCAAGCCTGCAGCCAAACCTGCAGCCAAGCCTGCAACCAAGCCCAGCACGGGCAGATAACACCGGGGCTGCGAGACCGGACAGGGTTCTGTCCGGGCGTCCGGGGCCTTAAGCGCTGGGCACTAGCCCCGCGCCCTGACGCGTTTCAGCAGTGCGGCGCTCTCCATCCAGCGCCGCAACAGCAGTATCTTTTCACCCCCGCGCTGCGGTGCGCAGCGCGGACAGGTGAGGTGGCCAAGATACAACTCCAGCGGTCGCCGACCCGCATTGACCAGGCTGCTTTGCAGCTGTTTCACGCTGGCCGAGACGGTGGTCACCGGCCCCTGATGCAGGAAGCCGCGCACCTGAAACGGCGAGGCGAGATACGACAGCCCGTGGGCGGGTGAGACGGCGGGTTCCAGCAGGCGCAGCAGCCTTCCGCGCAGCAGTCCGGTCTGGATCAGCACCAGCCCCGGCCAGCGTTCCTTGAGCTTGAGTTGTTCCAGGGTTTCACGCTGGCGGTTGGCGCGCAGTTCGTAGCCGATCGGCATGTGCAGAAACATCGGTGCCGTTGCCATATGCACGAGTTCGCCACCGAGATCGATGTCCTGTTGGTGCCAGTCGGGGAAACTGGCCGGGCAACCGCACGCAAGGCTCATCCGCCGCTGCTGTAGAAACGTCTCAGGGTGAGAAAGATGTTGGCGAAATAACACCAGAAACCAATACCCATTGCGGTGGAGACCAGGGCGATCACCGGCGGGTAATAGCGGTGCACGTCATCCACGGCGGCGGGGTTGGTGAGCGAGAGGTTACCCTCCCAGATGCCGAATATCATAAGGGTGGTGTAAAAGCCGCACACGCCCCCGGTGACCCACCAGAAGGTGTGGCTGACCAGCCGCTCCGAATACAGCGGGCGCTGGGTGAGGATCGGCAACAGGTAGTAACTGGTGGCCATGATCAGCAGCACCACGCCGCCGACCATGTTGATATGGGCGTGGGCGAGCGGGTCGATCATGTGTCCCGGCCCGCCGTAGGGGCTGCCGACGGAGTCCAGCCACATGCGGATCGGATGGATGACCTGCAGCACGCCGTGTACCGTGCCGACGAACATGAACGACGCCGATGCCACGATGAACTTGATCAGCGGATGAGGGGGAGTGGACATAAGCGGAGTGGATTGACCAGATGTGCCGCTGCACAGCAGCGGCAGCCAGGCGGGTGAGACTGTCTATGGGCAGCAAGGGTGGCGGGTCCGCACACCCTTGCCGAGACAACCAGGGTTTATTTTGCGAGCTTTCTCAGCGCGACATTGGTGATCGCAATGGCAAGCAGAATGCCGCCGGCAAAAAGTACGATCGGGATGAGCAGGGTTGCTGACATGGTGTTCTCCTTGAAATCTGATATTCGGTAATACTATCAACCGCTAGTATAGCTGCCGCACGCGCTTCCGGGCAAGCCCTGCAGGGCGCCATTTCACTGTAGTCAGAGGCATGAAAAACGGGGCTTGCGCCCCGCTTTTCATGCCGGTGGAACCGCCAGCGCCTGGCTATCAGGCACGTGCCCGGTCATTGCCGCTGCGGCCGCCGGGGCGGCTGGCGGGGCTTTTGAAATGGTGACCGGTCTTGCCGCCACGACCCTTGGCGAAACCCGGCTTAAAGCCAGCCTTGCCCGCTGCAGGCTTATGCGTTTTTTGACCATTGCCTCGGCTCTTGCTGCGGTGCGGCGCAGGGCGGGAGGCCCTGGATTCCGGCACGCTGGGCTCAAGGCCCGGCACCACCTGCCGTTCCAGCCGGTTGCCTGTGAGCCGCTCTATGCCCGCCAGCTTGCCCCAGTCCTGCGGCCCCACCAGCGACGCGGCGGTGCCAAAGGCCCCGGCGCGGCCGGTGCGACCGATGCGGTGCACGTAGTCCTCGGCCACCATGGGCAGGTCGAAATTGATCACGTGGCTGACGCCCTTGATGTCCAGACCGCGGGCGGCGACATCGGTGGCGACCAGTACCTTGACCGTGCCCTGGCGCAACCGCTGCACGGTACGGTTGCGGGCGCCCTGCTGCATGTCGCCGTGCAGGGCCGCGCAGGCATGGCCATCGGCCGACAGGGAATGCGCCAGCTCATCCGCCGAGCGCTTGGTGGCGGTGAAGACGATGGCCTGACCCAGTTCCTTGGAGCACAGGATATGATCCAGCAGGCGGCGCTTGTGGCGCACGTCGTCGGCCTGATGCATGCGCTGCGTGATCTGGGCATGCTGAGCCTGCGCCCGGGCCACCTGGATGCGCGCGGGGTCTTTCAGCAGCCGCTGCGCGAGCCCGAACACCTTGCCTTCCAGCGTTGCGGAAAACAGCAGTGTCTGACGTTCCGCCGGCGTGGCCTTGCTGATCTGCTCGACCGGCTCGATAAAGCCCATGTCCAGCATGCGATCCGCCTCGTCCAGTATCAGCAACTCAATGCGCGAGAAGTCTACGCGGCCACGCTCCATGTGGTCGATCAGGCGACCGGGGGTCGCCACCAGAATATCCAGATTCTCACGCAGCATGCGCTCCTGCGCGGGATAAGGCGCGCCGCCAACGATGGCGCCTACGCGCAACGGGGCGAACTTGCTGTAGCGTTTCACGGCGTCGAGCACCTGCGCCGCGAGCTCGCGGGTCGGGGTCAGGACCAGCACGCGCGGCCCGCGGCCCTTGCGTGGCGCGTTGCTGATCAGGCGCTGCAGGGCGGGCAATACAAACGCCGCCGTCTTGCCGGTGCCGGTCTGTGCCGAGGCCATCAGGTCGCGACCTGACAATGCCACCGGAATGGCCTGGCTCTGGATCTCGGTCGGTGTGGTGTAGCCGCTGGCCTCAATGGCGCGCAGCAGTTTTGCATCAAGATTCAATGTTTGAAATGACAAAATAGTATCCTCATCCGCCGTCCACGCGCGGACTCAAAAGAAAATAAACCAATACGTAACAGATTGCGCAAAGACAATGAATGCGCAAGCACACGAGGCGCGCCTTCAACCCGGAGGGCGTGACCGTTCGAAAACTGTTAGGGGCGGGTGCCGCTGTGGCTGGGGCTAACCGCCAGGTTCCTTTAGTACGTTGCTAATCAGGAAACCTGCGGTACAAAAAACCGGAGAGAGATCAGAAACGCGTATATGTACTACGGTGTTGCGGAGCGCAGTATACACGAATCGCCCGCCCTGCGATAGCGGGCGATTTGTCTGGCGGTGGTCAGCGGGGTTTGGTCGTGAGTGCGGCGCGTACGCTCTCGTGCACAAACCCGGACACATCCCCACCCAGGGCGGCGATCTCGCGTACCAGGCTGGAAGAGATGTAGGCATATTGCTCTGCCGGCGTGAGGAACAGGGTCTCCACCGTGGGTGCGAGGCGGCGGTTCATGCCGGCCAGCTGGAACTCGTGCTCGAAGTCCGACACCGCCCGCAGGCCGCGCAGGATCACCTGCGCGTCGCGCGCCTGGGCGTACTCGACCAGCAGGGTGTCAAAGCCGCAGACCTCCACATTGGGCAGCCCGGACAACACCAGCCGCGCCAGCCGGATGCGTTCATCCAGATCAAACGCCGGGCGCTTTGTGGGGTTGGCCGCCACCGCCACAATCACCGTGTCGAACAGCCGTGCGGCACGTTGTACCAGATCGCTGTGGCCGTGGGTAATGGGATCGAAGGTGCCGGGGTAGATTGCAGTGATGTTCATGGGTTTTGCACGCCGCTTGGGGGCAGAGTCAGCATCATAGCGCCTTGCGACGCCGGCACCAAGGGGTGCTCAGGCCTGTTTGATGGCGAGGTGATAGCTCGCCTGCCCGGCATTTTTGCTGCGTACGACGCGCCAGTCGAGGGCCAGCATGTCGAGGGGCAGGTCACGCTCGGTTTCGAGGTAAATGTACGCCCCCGGCTTGAGCCAGCCGCTGCGTCGCAGCAGGTCACAGCAGGGTGCGAGCAGGTTTTTATGATACGGCGGATCGAGAAAGACGACATCGAAAGCCTGCTCCGGCGCCGTCTGCAAATAGCCGAGCGCACCGGCATGGATGATCTGGGCGCCGTTCGCCCGCAGGGTGGCGAGGTGGTCGTGCAGTTGCGATACCACGGCGGTATTGTTGTCGACCATGACCACGCTGTCGGCGCCGCGCGACAGTGCCTCAATACCCAACGCACCGCTGCCGGCGAAGAGATCGAGGCAGCGTGCGCCTGCGATCATGGGGGCGAGCCAGTTGAACAGGGTTTCGCGCACCCGGTCGGATGTCGGGCGCAGACCCTCAGTGGCCGGGAATTCCAGCCGCCGCCCGCGCCACCTGCCGCCGATGATGCGCAGACGGTGAGTGCCCGACGCGGGCTTAGGGTAACGCTTCGGCCGCGCCGCCACCCACCACCACCGTTATCATCCTTTCAGGCTGCACGCGCCGCTGGAAGGCGTCCTTGATCTGCGCCAGCGTGACCGCTTCCACGTGCCGTGAATAGGTATCGAGAAAATCGAGCGGCAGATTGTAAAAGCCGATCAACGCCAGATACTCAACCAGCTTGGCATTGCTGTCGATGCGCAAGGCGAAGCCGCCGGTAATATTCTGCTTGGCGGACTGCAGCTCACGCGCCGTGGGGCCTTGCTCGGTAAAGGTGCGCAGGGTATCGCGCAACACCTTGAGTGCCTCTCCGGTTTGCTCGTTGCGTGTCTGCAGGCCGAGCGTGAACGGGCCCGCTTCGCGCAACGGCAGAAAATAACTGTAACTGCTGTAGGACAGCCCGCGCTTCTCGCGGATCTCATCCGACAGGCGTGACACCAGTCCGCTGCCACCCAGAATGTGGTTGCCGACCAGCAACGGGAAATAGTCGGGGTCGATGCGGCGCAGGCCCGGCTGCCCCATGAGTATGTGGGTCTGGACGGAAGGATGAGCGATCTCGATCGTGCGCGCGGCGGCCAGTGCCTCCACCGTGGGCAGGGGGGGTGCAGGCTCGCCTGCAGGCAGGCCGGCCATCAGTGTGTCTACGACTGCATCGGCCTCACTGCGCGACAGTGCGCCCACAATTGCGATGACGGCGTTGCGTGCCACGTAGTAACGTTTGTGGAACGCGACCAGGTGATCGCGTGTGAGCAGATCGAGGCTGGCTTCGGTGCCTGCCTGTTCGGTGGCGTACGGATGGGTGCCATAGAGCGCACGGTAAAAGGCCTTGCCTGCGATATCGCCGGGGGACTGCGCCTGCGCGCGCAGGGCCACGCGGGTGCGATCGCGTTCGCGCTCGAAGGCTGCTGCCGGGAAGCTGGGTCGTTGCAGCAGCAGGGCGAGGGTGTCGAGTGCGGGTTGCAGCACGGCAGGCCGGGTCAGGCTGCGCAGGCGCACGCTGGCCGTATCACGATCCACACCCGCACCAAACTGGGCGCCGAGACTGGCAAAGCGGTCAGCGATTTCATCGGCGCCCAACTCGCCGCCAGCACTTTGTGCGCCGTCATTCAGCAGGTTACTGGTGAGCGCGGCCAGTCCCGCTGTCGTGTCATCGTGTGCACTGCCGGCATCGAACAGTACCCGTACATCCACCATGGGCAGCTCGGGCGCCGGGACGAAGTAAACCCGCGCGCCGTTTTTTGTTGTCCAGTGCTGAATCTCGGGTGCGGCAAATGCCGCGACATTAGCCAGCGCAAGCAGCGCGAACAAAAGGGCGTGCTTAATGGATGGCATTGTGGCCTCCCGCTGTACCTGATGCGGCGCGCGGCTTGTCGGGATCAAGTGGCAAGGGTTCGAGCACGGCAACGGTGAGGCGATCCTCGATCAGATATGTGCGCGCCACCTGCCGCACCTGTTCAGCCGTGACGGCATTGATATTGTCTACATAACTGTCCAGCAGGCGCCAGTCGAGACCCACGGTTTCCAGGGTACCGATCCGCATCGCCTGACCGAAGACGGAATCACGCTGATAGACATCGTTTGCTACAACCTGGGTCTTGATGCGTGCCAGTTCGGCTTCACTTGCGACAGTTTCCTGCAGCTGTCTGATCTCGCCGCGCAGGGCCTGCTCCAACTCCTCTATGGTGTGGCCGCGGGCGGGTGTGCCATCGATCAGAAACAGGTCGGAGGCGCGTGCGGTGAGCCTGTATCCGGCGCTGGCGCTGGCGGCGATCTGCTGGTCGCGCACCAGATGTCTGGCGAGCCGGGCGCTGTCGCCGCCCGAGAGCAGCGCCGACAGCACTTCGAGCGCGTAGGGTTCCCAGGCGGCATCAGGGCGGGCGGACTTCAGCACCGGCACCGGATACCCCATCAGCAGATACGGCAGTTCGGCGGGCGCTTTTACAGTAATGCGGCGCTGGCCGGTCTGCGCCGGTTCGTTGCGTGGCTTGAGCGCGGGAATCGATGCGGGCTTGAGTGTGCCGAAATGTTTTTTCGCCAGCTTCAATACCTGCTCGGGTTCCACATCACCCACGACCACTACGGTCGCATTATTGGACGCATACCAGGTCTTGTACCAGGCCTTGAGATCGTCGATATGCAGATTCTCCAGATCATCCATCCAGCCGATGACCGGGTTGCGGTAGGCGCTGTTATAAAATGCGGCGCCATTGAACTGCTCGTAGGTGAGTGACTCGGGATCGTCGTCGGTGCGCAAGCGGCGCTCCTCCATGACCACGCGCACCTCCTTGGCGAATTCTTCCTGCTTGAGCAGGAGGTTGCGCATGCGGTCGGCTTCCAGCTCAAAGCTTACCGGCAGGCGGCTTTTCTCCAGTTGCTGGTGATAGGCGGTGTAATCACGCCCGGTAAAGGCGTTTTCGCGCCCGCCATTTTCTGCAATGATGCGTGAAAATTCATTCGGCCCATGTTTGCGCGTGCCCTTGAACATCATGTGTTCGAGCACATGCGAAATGCCGGTGATGCCGCTGTGCTCGTAGCTCGCGCCCACCTTGTACCAGACCTGGGAGACCACCACAGGTGCACGATGATCTTCGCGCACGATGAGCTTGAGGCCGTTGTCGAGGAGGTATTCATGCGTGGCGGGAGCGGCTGCGTGTACCTGGACGCTGAGAAGCAGGCAGAGGCCCGCTACAATATACCTGTATATCATGTCAGCCCTGATGTTGAGTGTTGAGTGATAGGATAGCGCAATACGCGGAACAACAGCTATGACACTGAAAACCCTGCTTGGGTTCAAGAAAACCGCCAGCCCTGCCGCAGAAGCCGCGCCAGGTGCGCTGGCACGCCTGGGAAATGCGCTGACGCGCACGGGGCTGGGCGACTGGCTGGGGGGGTTGCGCGCTGGAACTGTCGCGGTGGATGCCGACTTGCTGGAGCTGCTGGAAGAACGACTGTTGTCGGCAGATGTCGGTGTCGAGGTGACAGAGAAGATCATGGGCCACCTGGGTACGCGTCTTGGGCGGCGTGAGTTGCGCGATGCAGGGGCGCTGGCGGATGCCGTGCGGGAAGAGTTGCTGGCCATTCTGCGGCCGTGTGAGCAGCCGCTGGTGATCGCGCCGGATGCGCGGCCCTTTATCCTGCTCATGGTGGGCATCAACGGCGCAGGTAAAACCACGACCATCGGCAAGCTGGCGCAGCAACTGCGGCGCGAGGGTCGCCAGGTGATGCTCGCTGCCGGTGACACCTTTCGCGCCGCCGCAGTGGAGCAGTTGCAGGCCTGGGCCGAGCGTAATCAGATGCCGGTGATTGTACCGCAGAGTGCGGGTGCCGATCCGGCGGCGGTGATTCATGATGCAGTAGAGGCGGCGCGCGCCCGCAGAGTAGATGTGCTGATTGCAGATACGTCCGGTCGCCTGCATACCCAGGCCAACTTGATGGAAGAGCTGAAAAAGATCAAGCGTGTTATTTCCAGGGCCGATCCTGCGGCGCCGCAGGAGGTGATGCTGGTACTGGACGCAGGCACTGGCCAGAATGCGCTGATGCAGGCGCAACAGTTCCATCAGGCCGTGGGGCTGACCGGCATTACGCTGACCAAGCTTGATGGCACGGCCAAGGGCGGCATCATTTTTGCGCTGGCGGAAAAAGTGGGTGTACCCATACGCTACATCGGCGTCGGCGAAGGTGCGGATGATTTGCGCGTGTTCAATGCCAATGAGTTTGTGGAGGCATTGCTTGAGAAACCCGGTGGCGAGAATATAAGCGGGTAAATAGCCATGAAAGTCATTTCTCGCTACTCGCTACTGTATGTATGATTCTGTTTAATCACGTTTCCAAGCGCTACCCCGGCGGGTTTGAAGCCCTGAGCGAGATCAGCTTCGAGCTCGGGCGCGGCGAGATGGCGTTTCTGACCGGCCACTCCGGCGCCGGCAAGAGTACGGTGTTGCGGCTGATCGCCTTGCTTGAGCGCGCCAGCTTTGGCCAGATCGTGGTGAATGGGCAGAATCTTTCCGGTATCAAGCGGCGCGGCCTGCCCTATTTGCGGCGCAGCATCGGCATGGTATTTCAGAGTCACAAACTGTTGTATGACCGTACGGTGTTTGATAACGTCGCCTTGCCGCTGGTGATCGCGGGTGCAGGCCGGGAGGATATTGCACGCCGCGTGCATGCAGCGCTCGACAAGGTCGGGCTGCTGTGCAAGGAGCGCGCTTATCCGGTAACACTCTCCGGCGGCGAGCAGCAGCGTGTCGGTATCGCACGCGCGGTGGTGCATCGGCCACCCTTGCTGCTGGCGGACGAGCCGACCGGCAATCTCGACCCGGAGTTGTCGCGCGAAATCATGAAACTGTTCCAGGAGTTCAACCAGTTTGGTGTAAGCGTGCTGGTGGCAACGCATGACCTGGAGTTGATCCGTCACTTGCCGCACCGCATCCTCACCCTGAAGGATGGGCATCTGGTAGCGGACAGCGCGACGCCATGATGCGCTTTTTTGCACGCCGTCGCAGTGGTGCGACACCGATACCACGCAGTCGCCCTGCCGGTCCTGCACCCACCATGGTACGCGCACATGAGCCTGCAGCGCGGCGGCAGAAGATGGGTGCGTTCTCATTCAGAAGCTATGCGGCGCAACACCTGCAGGCATGTTTTTACAGTCTGGGCCAGATGTGGCGTGCGCCGGTGGCAACGTTGATGACTGCTGTCGTAATAGGTATCACGCTGGCGCTACCTTCAGTGTCGTATCTCGTACTCGAACATGCGCAACAGCTGAGCGCAGGCTGGGGTGGTGGCCCGCAGATTACGCTGCTGCTCAGACAGGAGGTCAGCGATGATGCGAGTCGCGCGCTGGCCGGACGCCTGCGCACGTGGCCCGCAGTGGCAGAGGCGCACGCGATTTCGCGTGCCGAGGCGCTGCAGGAGTTTCGCCAGTTGTCGGGTTTTGATGCAGCACTTGATGCGCTC from Gammaproteobacteria bacterium carries:
- a CDS encoding invasion associated locus B family protein codes for the protein MKSISTRLRTLLLPALVAATCAVGSSPAWSETATTTKPQTTKPQTEKPMAKPEITAFDSWSLVCVLDAVTNKKNCTVLQNVAEAKSKKVVFTWSLVYARDGKLVSIVRTPTGILLTKGLEMGLASAKATRVPFRVCSQRGCEARFIMDKDLIATVSKKDKVAVTFFTANNKPVQFEMPMKGFGRALAALEKAGSQNSSAAKPAAKPAAKPATKPSTGR
- a CDS encoding autotransporter outer membrane beta-barrel domain-containing protein is translated as MIQLPVSQHRLPGRFAQSAKTRVPEGVGGGLKRSSLLMAGALAAGMVLWPSSQAQAGPVNCGYVDIGGVAYVTCVDGAEGGSGGLVIDMEDETITLNAVPITPDPFVTEDKDAVINLGYSDAVGEGLYIETTDSDGVFIYTDDNDITTIDFKTDGNITASGSGILVTADSWWDGRGDVVINSRGDITAGVNGIYVWRTDGAEGGTTADVDITNDGTILAGNNGIQVQADGNVTVTNTGSIGTVADPIGGTGVYISSIDGYGNATVNNTSPLSIHALGDGVFIQNKESATVNNNGGTIIAGDDGIEINDISGDVNVYNDAGTIEGGDYGILIDNIHTDGDVFISNVGGSITGSANEGISVDAVSAGNVEIDNTGGTITSINSDGVDFDDISGYAMIDNTRGTITGGSDGIDLGDIGSYVQITNSNDYTTWWAYDTGVVATITGVDDGIVIDGTGSYVSINNTDGVITGTNGDGIDLEDIGGYVSITNIAGLYDFYGYYDLYGIGGSISGGNHGIVIDGTEDYVTIDNTRGTITGISGDGINLDDIDGSVTITNDYGIIEGGNNGIYITDLWTSGDPLLLSITNTNGSIAGNNGSGIYIDEIDNGNVNISNYYGFINGFGDEGISVSDVQGGDVTITNDGGEGGGGSIYGYWDGIDINNISGNVDIENDYGTITGDYGQGIDISNIGGYVQITNLGGMYYSGGEIVGNNGSAIRIAGVDGSVTIDNGDGGEGYSGGLIRGDGAEGEAVIHVSGVAGMTTINNQYGGVIRSNDDLASDVAIRVDGGEGDGAATINNYGTITGRVYLTDNNDVFNNYSYDSWYVEGDNDFGDGYDVLNNSGAIYVSGVTNFFGLEELNNEGGLIDLSYADGSTNTRLTTSGNYDGGEGGYLVLDAYLSTYGDSTADLFTIEGDVSGTTYVYINDFDTSVPGAYNEIGVKVISVGGTDYEDSFVLANGPINKGYWQYELYREETNSSDWWLASTPSDQAFELPILMSTAQEAWHQTTGVWLDRQADLRVAGAGNGGAWAKLIGGSIDRDVSNTYTHPLYGTDSTHNQSYDQSLFGVMVGADTASQGAGGETWVIGVLGGMTQSRVDFDSTATDADRDAVSIGAYVTYLNGGWFVDAVVKGDIGDTDYRLEDGALTQDFSLDTTSVGVTLDAGYRIQNGSSFIEPMATLSYVRTSIDDVTAFPDDINPTDINFANGTSLRGRIGVRAGTSIDSASGTKYEPFVQASLWNEFDGDNSVTLTSDDMDVTVKDKGIGSYGQIGAGINIFGTGNVTGFAKVDAVVGGDDYDSLTGSVGVRYKW
- a CDS encoding cbb3-type cytochrome c oxidase subunit I, yielding MSTPPHPLIKFIVASASFMFVGTVHGVLQVIHPIRMWLDSVGSPYGGPGHMIDPLAHAHINMVGGVVLLIMATSYYLLPILTQRPLYSERLVSHTFWWVTGGVCGFYTTLMIFGIWEGNLSLTNPAAVDDVHRYYPPVIALVSTAMGIGFWCYFANIFLTLRRFYSSGG